A part of Chloroflexota bacterium genomic DNA contains:
- a CDS encoding glycosyltransferase family 2 protein gives MLVSVVVPAYNEDNYIGACLNSLRQLEHPDFDVKLIVVDDGSTDRTGAIAASFGARVVTQPNGGVAKARQTGFEAARGAIIASTDADTTVPVDWLERIVADLRARPNAVAVHGPIRYHERAFVEQNLIYCGTTAIQWLHCAIGRPAFVGSNFAVRREAWKQVGGFDLTWASYEDAGLSMKLRKVGLVMYDRRLVVRTSARRIRAGYREVLGFYGKNYVRVLWLNKPGPPFKNIR, from the coding sequence ATGCTCGTCTCAGTTGTGGTGCCCGCATACAACGAAGATAACTACATCGGCGCATGCCTCAACTCCCTGCGCCAACTGGAACATCCGGACTTCGACGTCAAGCTGATCGTCGTGGACGACGGCAGTACCGACCGTACCGGCGCGATTGCCGCCAGCTTCGGCGCACGCGTCGTGACGCAGCCAAACGGCGGGGTAGCGAAGGCGCGGCAGACCGGATTCGAGGCGGCGCGCGGCGCGATCATCGCCTCGACCGATGCCGATACGACGGTTCCAGTTGACTGGCTTGAACGCATCGTGGCAGACCTGCGCGCCCGGCCGAATGCAGTCGCGGTACACGGTCCGATCCGCTACCACGAACGCGCTTTCGTGGAGCAGAACCTGATCTATTGCGGAACCACGGCCATTCAATGGCTGCACTGCGCCATCGGGCGCCCGGCCTTTGTCGGCTCGAACTTCGCTGTCCGGCGCGAGGCGTGGAAGCAGGTCGGCGGGTTTGATCTCACCTGGGCCTCGTACGAAGACGCGGGGCTCTCGATGAAGTTGCGCAAGGTTGGATTGGTCATGTATGACCGGCGCCTGGTCGTTCGCACGAGCGCCCGGCGCATTCGCGCCGGTTATCGCGAGGTGCTGGGCTTCTACGGCAAGAACTATGTGCGCGTGCTCTGGCTGAATAAGCCTGGCCCGCCGTTCAAGAACATACGCTAG
- a CDS encoding 1-acyl-sn-glycerol-3-phosphate acyltransferase, which produces MMTNTISFHSVDHISVRLPANCRALRAILRMAGRALFDIRVEGRRNVPRGNCVIVANHLSWLDVLLLMIYLPPEPRVYVLGAAQAVDRPWKARLMEWVDCMIPVVRGAEWVGKDALTKPLKVLRAGASLLLFPEGEVGTREGQLLPLKTGIGHLLKRADVPVLPIALSGTRELWWHKPIRIIVGQPFHASVPRGDLHSAVPHIVAQVAEQLRRLLPRYEEQAHVWKPLRHLLTDLPDHGV; this is translated from the coding sequence ATGATGACCAACACAATCTCATTCCACAGCGTCGACCATATCTCCGTGCGCCTGCCGGCGAACTGCCGGGCGCTACGCGCGATCTTGCGCATGGCCGGGCGCGCGCTGTTCGATATCCGCGTCGAGGGACGCCGGAACGTGCCGCGCGGCAACTGCGTCATCGTCGCCAATCACCTGTCCTGGCTTGACGTGCTGCTGCTGATGATCTACCTGCCGCCCGAGCCGCGCGTCTATGTGCTTGGCGCGGCGCAAGCGGTCGATCGCCCGTGGAAAGCGCGCCTGATGGAGTGGGTGGACTGCATGATCCCGGTAGTGCGCGGCGCGGAATGGGTTGGCAAGGATGCGCTGACGAAGCCGCTGAAGGTCCTGCGGGCCGGCGCGTCGCTGTTGCTGTTCCCGGAAGGCGAGGTCGGCACGCGTGAAGGGCAGTTGCTGCCGCTGAAGACCGGCATCGGCCACCTGCTGAAGCGCGCCGATGTGCCGGTGCTGCCGATCGCCCTGAGCGGCACGCGTGAGCTGTGGTGGCACAAGCCGATCCGCATTATCGTCGGCCAGCCGTTCCACGCGAGCGTGCCGCGCGGTGACCTTCACTCGGCGGTGCCGCACATCGTTGCGCAAGTGGCCGAGCAGTTACGCCGCCTGCTCCCGCGCTACGAAGAACAGGCGCATGTCTGGAAACCGTTGCGCCATCTGCTGACCGACCTGCCCGATCACGGCGTATAG
- a CDS encoding glycosyltransferase family 2 protein, with amino-acid sequence MLVSVVIPAYNEERYLPGCLAALGQVEHADFNVEVIVVDDGSTDHTGAIATSYGARVIRQPNGGVARARQAGFQAARGEIIASTDADTAPAADWLTRIVAGLGHDPRRVAIHGSVRVLNRSHLEDSLIFNLGMAFLGLNLALKRPSFSGANFAVRRSAWLAAGGFDTSLASAEDLDLSCKLQRIGRIVLDPQMVVFTSDRRLREGYTEVFKHSMTNYVRVAWLHRTALPFTNIR; translated from the coding sequence ATGCTCGTATCGGTCGTGATTCCGGCATACAACGAAGAGCGCTACCTGCCCGGTTGCCTGGCCGCGCTGGGACAGGTTGAGCACGCAGATTTCAACGTCGAAGTTATCGTCGTGGACGACGGTAGCACAGATCACACTGGCGCGATTGCGACCAGCTATGGAGCACGGGTGATTCGGCAACCGAATGGGGGTGTTGCCCGGGCGCGACAGGCTGGATTTCAAGCGGCGCGCGGGGAAATCATCGCTTCGACCGATGCCGACACGGCTCCGGCCGCCGATTGGCTCACGCGCATTGTTGCCGGGCTGGGGCATGACCCACGGCGGGTCGCCATCCACGGCTCCGTGCGCGTCCTGAATCGCTCTCACCTCGAAGACTCGTTGATATTCAACTTGGGTATGGCGTTTCTTGGCCTGAATCTCGCGCTTAAACGCCCGTCGTTCTCCGGGGCCAATTTCGCGGTGCGTCGCAGCGCCTGGCTGGCGGCCGGCGGTTTTGACACCAGCCTGGCATCGGCGGAAGACCTTGATCTGTCCTGCAAGCTTCAGCGCATCGGCAGGATCGTTCTGGATCCGCAGATGGTGGTATTCACCAGTGACCGCCGCTTGCGCGAGGGGTACACGGAAGTGTTCAAGCACTCCATGACGAACTATGTACGTGTGGCCTGGCTCCATCGCACCGCGTTGCCCTTCACTAACATCCGGTAG
- a CDS encoding site-specific integrase, with protein MSKSEQLSLFDQPVNGDAAAAPLSEAKELNKRSSLVAATQSFNEEMIRRGLSPHTVKAFLLDLKLYAHHAGADRRIGAVTARDIGAYMHWLKHERDVPSKTKSLERRLTTLKVFFKWLHDARIIEVDPAAPLIHERSTDPLPKILYEDQIARLLAVARQHFGAEKPDARPYLLISLLLQTGMKKGECAGIRLEHLDLSDASAPTVWIRYGNPRHALKERRLYLPKDFADTLMVYRSQYRPKEKLFEVAARNLERVLTLTGQEAELTDGVTFEGLRMTAAVRDYKAGVPPDSMRKKYGLSQITWTSETLPRIKQLAEAAL; from the coding sequence GTGTCGAAATCCGAGCAACTGTCGCTGTTTGACCAACCCGTCAATGGCGACGCTGCGGCAGCACCGCTCAGCGAAGCCAAGGAGCTCAACAAGCGCTCGTCGCTTGTCGCCGCTACGCAATCGTTTAACGAGGAGATGATACGGCGAGGCTTGAGCCCACACACCGTCAAAGCGTTCTTGCTCGACCTAAAGCTGTACGCACATCATGCGGGCGCCGACCGGCGCATCGGCGCGGTGACGGCGCGCGATATCGGCGCGTACATGCACTGGCTGAAGCACGAGCGCGACGTGCCCTCGAAGACGAAGTCGCTCGAGCGCCGGCTGACGACGCTCAAAGTGTTCTTCAAGTGGCTGCATGACGCCCGGATTATCGAGGTGGACCCGGCCGCCCCGCTGATTCACGAGCGCAGCACCGACCCACTGCCCAAGATTCTGTACGAGGATCAGATTGCGCGCCTGCTGGCGGTGGCGCGGCAGCATTTCGGCGCGGAAAAGCCCGACGCGCGCCCGTACCTGCTGATTTCACTGCTATTGCAAACCGGCATGAAGAAGGGCGAGTGCGCCGGCATCCGGCTGGAGCACCTCGACCTGTCGGACGCGAGCGCGCCGACGGTCTGGATTCGCTACGGCAACCCACGCCACGCACTCAAGGAACGGCGGCTCTATCTCCCGAAGGATTTCGCCGATACCCTAATGGTGTACCGCAGCCAGTACCGCCCCAAGGAGAAGCTGTTCGAGGTGGCGGCGCGCAACCTGGAGCGCGTGCTGACGTTGACCGGCCAGGAAGCCGAGCTGACCGATGGAGTGACGTTCGAGGGACTGCGCATGACGGCCGCCGTGCGCGACTACAAGGCAGGCGTGCCACCCGATTCGATGCGGAAGAAGTACGGGCTATCGCAGATCACGTGGACGAGCGAGACACTGCCGCGCATCAAGCAACTGGCCGAAGCGGCACTGTAG
- a CDS encoding DUF421 domain-containing protein: MWTDMFALSLPWLEKILRPIFVYLFLVVALRLAGKRELAQLNPFDLVVLLTLSNTVQNAIIGEDNTVTGGIIGAISLLVANYVVVRFVYSNREVEQIVEGDAEPLIENGKLNQARMKEELITVPELEMAAQRQGIMALSEVQRAVLEPGGAIVFVARQPDPDETRHSELLVRLDALTREVAALRAQARPAA, from the coding sequence ATGTGGACCGACATGTTCGCGTTGAGCTTGCCGTGGCTGGAAAAAATCCTGCGCCCCATTTTCGTCTACCTGTTTCTGGTGGTCGCGCTGCGGCTGGCGGGCAAGCGCGAACTGGCGCAGTTGAACCCGTTCGATCTGGTGGTGCTGCTGACGCTATCCAACACGGTGCAAAACGCGATCATCGGCGAGGACAACACCGTGACGGGCGGCATCATCGGCGCGATCAGCCTGCTGGTGGCCAACTACGTCGTCGTGCGCTTCGTGTATTCAAATCGCGAGGTCGAGCAGATCGTCGAGGGGGACGCCGAGCCGCTCATCGAAAATGGCAAGCTCAACCAGGCGCGCATGAAAGAGGAGCTGATTACCGTGCCGGAACTGGAGATGGCGGCGCAGCGGCAGGGGATTATGGCGCTGTCCGAAGTGCAGCGCGCGGTGCTGGAGCCGGGCGGCGCGATCGTCTTCGTTGCGCGCCAGCCCGATCCGGACGAGACACGGCATAGCGAACTGCTGGTGCGCCTCGATGCGCTGACCCGCGAGGTGGCCGCACTGCGGGCGCAGGCTAGGCCCGCCGCCTGA